A genomic stretch from Vibrio coralliilyticus includes:
- the rsmH gene encoding 16S rRNA (cytosine(1402)-N(4))-methyltransferase RsmH gives MTEEFKHISVLLHESIDGLAIKPDGTYIDGTFGRGGHSRQILAQLGENGRLFSIDRDPQAIAEAKTIDDPRFTIIHGPFSGMAKYAEERGLVGQVDGILLDLGVSSPQLDDAERGFSFMKDGPLDMRMDPTSGIPVSQWLMEADLDDITWVIREFGEDKHARRIAKAIVAYRENEENEPLTRTGQLAKLISDAAPKSFKEKKHPATRSFQAFRIYINSELEEIETALKGAASILAPEGRLSVISFHSLEDRMVKRFIRKESKGPEVPHGIPMTEAQIKALGSANLKPIGKAIKPSKQEIDVNTRSRSSVLRIAEKL, from the coding sequence ATGACCGAAGAATTTAAGCACATTTCTGTATTACTGCATGAGTCTATCGACGGCTTAGCGATTAAGCCTGATGGTACCTACATTGACGGTACATTTGGTCGTGGTGGTCACAGCCGCCAAATTCTTGCGCAGTTGGGTGAAAATGGTCGCCTTTTTAGTATTGACCGAGATCCGCAAGCCATTGCTGAAGCAAAGACGATCGATGACCCTAGGTTCACCATCATTCATGGTCCTTTTTCAGGTATGGCTAAGTATGCAGAAGAAAGAGGTTTAGTCGGTCAAGTCGATGGTATCTTGCTTGATCTTGGTGTTTCCTCACCTCAGCTTGATGATGCCGAACGCGGCTTCAGTTTTATGAAAGATGGTCCACTAGATATGCGTATGGACCCGACATCGGGTATTCCTGTCTCACAGTGGTTGATGGAAGCCGATCTTGATGACATCACTTGGGTTATTCGTGAGTTTGGTGAAGATAAACATGCTCGCCGCATTGCTAAAGCGATCGTTGCTTACCGTGAGAATGAAGAAAACGAACCGCTGACGCGTACAGGTCAGCTCGCTAAACTTATTTCTGATGCGGCGCCAAAGAGTTTTAAAGAGAAAAAGCACCCAGCCACGCGTTCATTCCAGGCGTTCCGCATTTATATCAACAGTGAGCTGGAAGAAATTGAGACTGCGTTAAAGGGAGCGGCGAGTATCCTAGCCCCTGAAGGCCGCCTATCAGTGATCAGTTTCCATTCACTGGAAGACAGAATGGTGAAGCGTTTCATTCGTAAAGAGAGCAAAGGTCCAGAAGTGCCTCATGGAATTCCCATGACAGAAGCTCAGATCAAAGCGCTAGGAAGTGCGAACCTCAAACCTATTGGCAAAGCGATCAAACCTTCGAAACAAGAAATTGATGTAAATACGCGCTCTCGCAGTTCAGTACTGCGCATTGCGGAGAAACTCTAG
- the murD gene encoding UDP-N-acetylmuramoyl-L-alanine--D-glutamate ligase has product MERWQNIESVVVVGLGITGLSVVKYLANLPYNLTIRVIDTRDNPPGREALPKQVELHSGGWRLDWLSAADLIVANPGIALATPELKQAREAGIPIVGDIELFAWQVEKPVVAITGSNGKSTVTDLMGVVANAAGVKTVIGGNIGVPALDLLEQEAELYVLELSSFQLETTSSLNLKAAAFLNLSEDHMDRYDDMSGYRQAKLRIFEHAQACIVNADDPATYPDQVNFPLIEFSLDKACDFHLQTLGGREYLSHRERSLLAADELSLVGRHNVANVLVVLALLTQVGIDVSLGLEALKSYNGLTHRCQVVVDNQGVKWVNDSKATNVASTLAALSGLSLTGKLYLLVGGDGKGADFSELQPALSQLNVQLCCYGADGDKFLPLHPEAKRFETLDDIVRWVSSQVESGDMVMLSPACASFDQFKNFMARGDAFTALAKQYA; this is encoded by the coding sequence ATGGAACGCTGGCAAAACATAGAGAGTGTTGTGGTGGTAGGGCTCGGTATTACCGGGCTCTCAGTCGTTAAGTACTTAGCGAACTTGCCATATAACTTAACCATTCGTGTTATCGACACTCGAGATAATCCCCCAGGTAGAGAAGCGCTGCCTAAGCAAGTGGAGTTGCATTCTGGTGGCTGGCGCTTAGATTGGTTATCCGCAGCAGACTTGATAGTTGCTAACCCTGGGATTGCATTAGCGACTCCGGAATTAAAGCAAGCAAGAGAGGCCGGTATTCCAATTGTCGGCGATATCGAATTATTTGCATGGCAGGTCGAAAAGCCAGTTGTCGCAATCACTGGTTCAAACGGTAAGAGCACAGTGACCGACCTAATGGGGGTTGTTGCCAATGCTGCTGGTGTTAAGACCGTTATTGGTGGCAATATAGGGGTTCCTGCATTGGATTTATTGGAGCAAGAAGCCGAGCTATATGTACTCGAATTATCGAGTTTTCAGTTAGAAACCACGTCGAGCCTTAACCTTAAAGCGGCTGCATTTTTAAATTTATCTGAAGATCATATGGATCGCTATGATGATATGAGTGGTTATCGTCAGGCTAAGCTTCGTATTTTTGAGCATGCACAGGCGTGTATTGTCAATGCGGATGATCCTGCGACTTATCCTGACCAGGTCAATTTTCCTCTGATTGAGTTTAGCTTGGACAAAGCCTGTGATTTCCACCTCCAAACATTGGGTGGACGAGAGTATCTGTCTCACCGGGAGCGGAGTTTACTGGCTGCTGATGAGTTGAGCTTAGTCGGAAGACATAATGTCGCTAATGTTTTGGTTGTACTAGCGCTACTTACTCAGGTGGGCATTGATGTATCTCTTGGGCTTGAGGCGCTGAAATCTTACAACGGGCTGACACATCGATGTCAGGTGGTTGTGGATAATCAAGGCGTTAAGTGGGTAAACGACTCCAAAGCGACCAATGTAGCTAGCACCCTAGCGGCACTCTCAGGATTATCACTGACTGGTAAGTTGTATCTATTAGTGGGAGGCGATGGGAAAGGTGCGGACTTTTCTGAATTGCAACCTGCACTCAGTCAGCTAAATGTTCAGCTCTGTTGTTATGGTGCTGATGGTGATAAGTTTCTCCCTCTACACCCAGAGGCAAAACGTTTTGAGACGCTTGATGACATTGTTCGATGGGTGAGCTCACAAGTTGAGTCGGGAGATATGGTTATGCTGTCTCCGGCTTGTGCGAGTTTTGATCAATTTAAGAACTTTATGGCTCGCGGTGATGCTTTTACAGCTTTAGCCAAACAATACGCATAG
- a CDS encoding UDP-N-acetylmuramoyl-tripeptide--D-alanyl-D-alanine ligase — protein MITLMLSQLVDVLDAQLIGNDTAIHSVSTDTRTIESDSLFVALVGEKFDAHNFVQQAVESGASALLVSKAVDVQIPQLLVEDTKAALGKLGQFVHQVCQTPTVAITGSCGKTTVKEMVASIMVQKGQVLYTAGNFNNDIGVPLTLLRSQPEDDFAVIELGANHIGEIAYTTRLVNPDVALVNNVAAAHLEGFGSMDGVKQAKGEIYQGLKPGAVAIVNLDSNGGHYWQEVLSDKTVKTFSLSDNSAEYKARNVIMSENGKASFTIDTPNTSLNVKLGIIGQHNVANALAATALAMELGATPEMIVSGLANLSKVKGRVETVELTDSIRLIDDSYNASVPAMKAAADLLNSFDGIRWLIVGNMAELGEESLALHRQVGEHAAPFKFEHVLTYGADAKAISDVCQGKHFDTHDSMIEFIKQQLNLTTGSQTLLVKGANSAGMGKIAAALKEMYT, from the coding sequence ATGATTACTTTGATGCTATCTCAGCTTGTTGATGTGCTTGATGCTCAACTTATCGGTAATGATACCGCTATTCATTCCGTTTCTACTGATACTAGGACCATTGAGTCAGACTCTTTGTTTGTGGCGCTGGTTGGCGAAAAGTTTGATGCTCATAACTTTGTCCAGCAAGCGGTTGAATCGGGTGCCAGTGCTTTATTGGTCAGTAAAGCGGTGGATGTTCAAATACCACAGTTATTAGTGGAAGATACTAAAGCTGCGCTGGGTAAATTAGGTCAATTTGTTCATCAAGTCTGTCAGACACCGACTGTTGCGATTACGGGGAGCTGCGGTAAAACGACGGTTAAAGAAATGGTTGCGAGCATTATGGTGCAAAAAGGCCAAGTGCTGTATACCGCAGGCAATTTTAACAATGATATTGGCGTGCCACTCACTTTACTGCGTTCTCAGCCGGAAGATGATTTTGCCGTGATTGAGCTGGGCGCGAATCACATCGGTGAAATTGCTTATACCACACGACTTGTCAATCCTGATGTTGCATTGGTCAACAATGTTGCTGCTGCTCACTTAGAAGGCTTTGGTTCAATGGACGGAGTCAAGCAAGCGAAAGGTGAAATTTATCAAGGTCTAAAACCGGGGGCGGTCGCGATTGTCAATTTAGACAGCAATGGCGGTCACTACTGGCAGGAAGTGTTATCTGACAAAACGGTGAAGACATTCTCACTGTCCGATAACAGTGCAGAATATAAAGCGCGTAATGTAATAATGAGCGAAAATGGTAAGGCATCTTTTACCATTGATACACCGAATACATCATTGAATGTTAAGCTCGGTATTATTGGACAGCACAATGTGGCCAATGCGCTTGCCGCAACAGCTCTAGCAATGGAGCTTGGGGCTACGCCAGAAATGATCGTGTCTGGCCTTGCTAACTTATCAAAAGTGAAAGGCCGAGTTGAAACTGTCGAACTAACCGATAGCATAAGGTTGATTGATGACAGTTATAATGCCAGCGTTCCTGCTATGAAAGCGGCTGCAGACTTATTAAACAGCTTTGATGGTATACGCTGGTTGATTGTGGGCAATATGGCTGAGTTAGGTGAGGAAAGTCTTGCACTTCATCGTCAAGTCGGTGAACATGCGGCCCCATTTAAATTTGAACACGTGCTTACTTATGGCGCTGACGCCAAAGCGATCAGTGACGTTTGTCAAGGAAAGCACTTTGATACTCATGACAGCATGATTGAGTTTATTAAGCAGCAGCTCAACCTGACTACAGGCTCTCAAACATTACTTGTTAAAGGAGCAAACAGTGCAGGAATGGGCAAGATCGCCGCTGCTTTAAAGGAGATGTATACATGA
- a CDS encoding penicillin-binding transpeptidase domain-containing protein, whose product MSKTKVSSAAKKKAVAEQPSLIRWRFYLVLLFVFGAFAALVTRIAYIQIVEPDNLIQQGDLRSVRAKTIHSARGIISDRNGEPLAVSVPVEAVWADPATIFKRNGFANMDRWYALADVLGLDRQDMIDKIRNNASRRFIYLQRQVSPAMAHYIRELKLAGVGLKAESRRYYPTGEVSAHLVGVTGIDGHGLEGVERSYDKWLTGEAGKRIIRKDRYGRVVENISLEEHEEGKPLELTIDQRIQAIAYRSIKQAVADYRATSGTAVILDVKTGAVLAMVNAPSYNPNNRSDLQSAKMRNRAITDAFEPGSTVKPFVVLAALENGVADKDTIIDTGNGLMPIGGQRVRDTSKVGKADLTTILKKSSNIGVAKLALDMPLEALLGMYSSVGFGEMSGLNLVGETPGIFPNRRRWSKFEIATLAFGYGLTITPLQLAHAYATLGNFGKYQPIHIIENNQQDLSRQVIDEDDAHMVLNMLETVTQPGGTATKAAVPGYRVAAKTGTSRKAIAGGYGDEYFAYTAGIAPVSNPRVALVVVVNEPQGDNYYGGAVAGPVFSEILKGTLQILNVAPDENRFKEE is encoded by the coding sequence ATGAGTAAAACTAAAGTCTCCTCAGCTGCTAAGAAAAAAGCTGTTGCAGAACAGCCGAGCTTGATCCGTTGGCGTTTTTATTTAGTGCTGTTGTTTGTCTTTGGTGCTTTCGCGGCGCTAGTGACAAGAATTGCCTATATTCAAATCGTTGAGCCTGACAACCTTATTCAGCAAGGCGATTTACGTTCCGTTCGCGCGAAGACGATTCATTCTGCGCGAGGGATTATTTCTGATCGTAACGGTGAACCTCTTGCTGTTAGCGTGCCTGTGGAAGCCGTTTGGGCCGATCCTGCAACGATTTTCAAACGTAATGGTTTTGCCAACATGGATCGCTGGTATGCACTGGCCGATGTTCTTGGTCTTGACCGTCAAGACATGATCGACAAAATTCGTAACAATGCATCCCGTCGTTTTATCTATCTTCAGCGCCAAGTAAGCCCTGCGATGGCACACTATATCCGTGAGCTTAAGCTTGCTGGTGTGGGGCTGAAAGCTGAATCTCGTCGTTATTACCCCACGGGAGAGGTCAGTGCTCACTTAGTCGGTGTGACAGGGATTGATGGTCATGGTCTAGAAGGGGTTGAACGCAGTTACGATAAATGGCTGACCGGTGAAGCGGGCAAACGGATCATTCGCAAAGATCGATATGGTCGGGTGGTGGAAAACATTTCTTTGGAAGAGCATGAAGAAGGTAAACCACTGGAGTTAACCATTGATCAACGTATTCAGGCAATTGCCTATCGATCGATTAAACAGGCGGTAGCGGATTATCGCGCCACATCCGGGACGGCAGTCATATTGGATGTGAAGACGGGAGCCGTATTGGCTATGGTTAATGCGCCATCCTACAACCCGAATAACCGCTCTGATCTCCAGTCCGCTAAAATGCGTAACCGTGCGATTACTGATGCGTTTGAACCCGGCTCAACAGTGAAACCATTTGTTGTATTGGCAGCTCTTGAAAATGGGGTCGCGGATAAGGATACGATCATTGATACTGGCAATGGCCTGATGCCGATTGGGGGGCAAAGAGTCCGTGATACCTCCAAAGTCGGTAAGGCTGATTTAACCACTATCTTGAAAAAATCAAGTAATATTGGTGTGGCCAAGCTGGCACTGGATATGCCATTGGAAGCACTTCTTGGTATGTATAGTTCGGTGGGCTTTGGTGAAATGTCAGGGCTTAACCTTGTTGGTGAAACTCCGGGTATTTTTCCCAACCGACGCCGTTGGTCCAAGTTTGAGATCGCGACTTTAGCCTTCGGCTATGGTTTGACGATTACGCCTCTTCAGCTTGCGCATGCCTATGCTACGTTAGGTAATTTTGGTAAGTACCAGCCGATCCATATTATTGAAAATAACCAGCAAGATTTATCCCGCCAAGTAATCGATGAAGATGATGCGCATATGGTGCTGAATATGCTAGAGACGGTTACCCAACCTGGCGGTACCGCGACTAAAGCGGCGGTACCTGGTTATCGTGTTGCAGCCAAAACCGGTACGTCACGCAAGGCGATAGCGGGTGGTTATGGTGACGAGTACTTTGCATATACGGCAGGAATTGCCCCTGTTAGCAACCCACGAGTCGCTTTAGTCGTAGTTGTCAATGAACCTCAAGGGGACAACTATTATGGGGGCGCCGTTGCTGGTCCTGTATTCTCTGAGATATTGAAAGGAACGCTTCAGATCCTCAATGTCGCTCCTGATGAAAACCGATTTAAAGAAGAATAA
- the ftsL gene encoding cell division protein FtsL: MSKTTPNLAKLIALDLFTVGRVPLLVLIMIFASAMGVVFTTHHTRQAITEKDQALQERERLDNEWRNLLIEETALAEHSRVQEIAKDELQMKRPDSDKEVIIDLP, from the coding sequence ATGAGTAAAACTACGCCTAATCTCGCCAAGCTAATTGCCCTTGACCTATTTACCGTTGGTCGGGTGCCTTTGCTGGTATTGATCATGATCTTTGCATCAGCGATGGGGGTAGTATTTACCACCCATCACACACGTCAAGCGATTACCGAGAAAGATCAGGCTTTACAAGAAAGGGAAAGGCTAGACAATGAGTGGCGTAACCTTTTGATTGAAGAAACTGCCTTAGCGGAGCACAGCAGAGTGCAAGAAATTGCTAAAGATGAGTTGCAGATGAAACGCCCAGACTCAGATAAAGAAGTGATTATCGACCTCCCATGA
- the murE gene encoding UDP-N-acetylmuramoyl-L-alanyl-D-glutamate--2,6-diaminopimelate ligase, with protein MSKELTLANLLAPWVELSSQDGGKIVISKLELDSRKVISGSTFVAIKGHVVDGRKFIGSAIEQGANAIIAEADEQQVHGSVEFFDDVPVIYIAHLTRHLSELANRLLPLKHNQLIAVTGTNGKTTITQLIAQWLELTGRRAAVLGTTGNGFLDSLTPTANTTGNALDIQQTLADLESQGAQYTAMEISSHGLVQDRVKALSFAVGVFSNLSRDHLDYHGTMEEYARAKLSLFTHHDCAHAVINIDDPVGAAWVEQLEDCTPVSLSPIPNGNGLFATDVKYSEAGITLSFSGQYGEGHFTVPLIGAFNASNVLVAFAALLSLGIEKQALMDCASQLKPVLGRMELFHAKGKAKVVVDYAHTPDALEKALSALKVHCQGRLWAIFGCGGDRDTGKRPMMASIGEALADVVILTDDNPRSESPSAIVEDMLAGMVSPDGAIIEHDRYKALAHALQNSEAEDIILLAGKGHEDYQVLANETVYYSDRESAKQLLEL; from the coding sequence ATGTCCAAAGAACTCACGCTGGCCAATCTGCTTGCTCCTTGGGTTGAATTGTCATCTCAGGACGGTGGCAAGATTGTAATTTCAAAGTTGGAGTTAGACAGCCGTAAAGTGATATCTGGCTCTACATTTGTTGCTATTAAAGGCCATGTTGTTGATGGCAGAAAATTTATCGGCTCTGCTATTGAGCAAGGGGCAAATGCGATCATTGCTGAAGCTGATGAGCAGCAAGTTCATGGCTCTGTTGAGTTTTTTGATGATGTTCCCGTCATATATATCGCGCATTTGACTCGTCATCTGTCTGAACTTGCGAATCGCTTGCTGCCGCTTAAACACAATCAATTGATTGCGGTGACTGGGACCAATGGCAAAACGACCATTACTCAGCTGATTGCTCAGTGGTTAGAGTTAACAGGGCGGCGAGCAGCGGTGCTTGGAACAACGGGCAATGGCTTTTTAGACTCACTAACGCCGACCGCTAATACCACGGGCAATGCGCTTGACATTCAACAAACGCTAGCGGATCTAGAAAGCCAGGGTGCGCAGTATACGGCAATGGAAATCTCATCCCATGGCTTGGTTCAAGACCGTGTCAAAGCACTGAGTTTTGCGGTTGGAGTCTTCTCTAATCTCAGCCGTGATCACCTTGATTACCACGGTACGATGGAAGAATACGCTCGGGCTAAGCTATCTTTATTTACTCATCATGATTGCGCTCACGCCGTGATCAACATTGATGACCCTGTCGGCGCTGCTTGGGTAGAGCAGCTCGAAGATTGTACACCGGTCTCTTTATCTCCGATACCAAACGGCAACGGACTCTTTGCCACTGATGTTAAATATTCTGAAGCAGGCATTACGTTGTCGTTTTCTGGGCAGTACGGCGAAGGCCATTTTACGGTGCCACTGATCGGAGCTTTTAATGCCAGTAATGTGTTGGTGGCTTTTGCGGCTTTACTGTCTTTAGGGATTGAGAAACAAGCATTAATGGACTGTGCCAGTCAGCTAAAGCCGGTATTAGGCCGTATGGAACTGTTCCATGCCAAAGGGAAAGCCAAAGTCGTAGTGGATTATGCCCATACGCCTGACGCTTTAGAAAAAGCGCTGTCCGCCTTAAAAGTACATTGCCAAGGGCGACTCTGGGCCATATTTGGCTGTGGGGGGGATCGGGATACAGGTAAGCGCCCGATGATGGCGTCTATTGGTGAAGCTTTAGCCGACGTGGTCATCTTAACGGATGATAATCCCCGTAGCGAATCGCCTTCAGCAATAGTAGAAGATATGCTGGCGGGTATGGTTTCACCTGATGGTGCGATTATTGAACATGACCGTTATAAAGCATTAGCGCATGCTTTGCAGAATAGTGAGGCAGAGGACATTATTTTGCTTGCTGGCAAAGGCCATGAAGATTATCAGGTGCTGGCGAATGAAACGGTTTACTACTCCGATCGCGAGTCTGCTAAGCAACTTCTGGAGCTATAA
- the rsmI gene encoding 16S rRNA (cytidine(1402)-2'-O)-methyltransferase has protein sequence MTDNKTLPTEVPTLYIVPTPIGNLGDITQRALDVLTGVDLIAAEDTRHTGKLLSHFGISTKTFALHDHNEQQKAQVLVEKLLSGYSIALVSDAGTPLISDPGYHLVTKCRQAGVKVVPLPGACAVVTALSASGLPSDRFSFEGFLPAKSKGRKDKFLEIAKAERTCIFYESPHRIVDSLQDMLEILGPEREVVLARELTKTFETIHGLPLGELVDWVKADENQQRGEMALLIHGYRAAAEDTLPEEATRTLAILTKELPLKKAAAMAAEIYNLKKNALYKWGLEHLN, from the coding sequence ATGACAGATAACAAAACCTTACCAACTGAGGTCCCAACTCTCTATATTGTCCCGACTCCAATTGGCAATTTAGGTGATATCACTCAACGTGCGCTCGATGTTTTAACCGGTGTGGATCTCATTGCTGCCGAAGATACGCGTCATACTGGCAAATTGTTGTCTCATTTTGGTATTTCGACAAAAACTTTTGCACTGCATGATCATAATGAACAGCAAAAAGCGCAAGTTCTGGTTGAGAAACTGTTATCTGGGTATTCAATTGCCTTAGTTTCTGATGCTGGAACACCTTTAATCAGTGACCCAGGGTATCACTTGGTTACAAAATGTCGTCAAGCGGGCGTTAAAGTTGTGCCACTTCCTGGTGCTTGTGCAGTGGTGACTGCGTTAAGTGCTTCAGGCTTACCGTCAGACAGATTCAGCTTTGAAGGCTTTTTACCGGCAAAAAGTAAAGGACGTAAAGATAAGTTTCTTGAGATTGCCAAAGCGGAGCGTACTTGTATCTTTTATGAATCTCCGCACCGTATTGTGGACTCTCTACAGGACATGTTAGAGATATTGGGGCCTGAGCGTGAAGTTGTATTAGCTCGTGAGCTGACTAAGACATTCGAAACTATTCACGGATTACCGTTAGGAGAACTCGTGGACTGGGTCAAAGCGGATGAGAATCAACAAAGAGGTGAAATGGCGTTGTTGATCCATGGTTACCGCGCGGCCGCAGAAGATACTCTTCCTGAAGAAGCAACTCGGACATTGGCTATCTTAACGAAAGAGCTGCCTTTGAAGAAAGCGGCGGCTATGGCGGCAGAAATCTATAACTTGAAGAAAAATGCCCTGTATAAATGGGGATTAGAACATCTCAATTGA
- the mraY gene encoding phospho-N-acetylmuramoyl-pentapeptide-transferase, with the protein MIIWLAELLQPYFSFFRLFEYLSFRAIVSVLTALGISLWMGPLMIRRLQMLQIGQVVRNEGPESHFSKRGTPTMGGVMILTAITTTVLLWTDLSNPYVWAVLAVLIGYGAVGFVDDYRKVVRKNTDGLIARWKYFWQSAIALVVAFALYAYGKDTTATQLVVPFFKDIMPQLGLMYIVLTYFVIVGTSNAVNLTDGLDGLAIMPTVLVAAGFAAIAWATGNVNFANYLHIPYVPHASELVVVCTAIVGAGLGFLWFNTYPAQVFMGDVGSLALGGALGTIAVLVRQEFVLVIMGGVFVMETLSVILQVGSYKLRGQRIFRMAPIHHHYELKGWPEPRVIVRFWIISIVLVLVGLATLKVR; encoded by the coding sequence ATGATCATTTGGCTTGCAGAGCTTCTACAGCCATACTTTTCATTCTTCCGTTTATTCGAATACTTATCGTTTCGTGCCATTGTTAGTGTCTTGACAGCATTAGGTATCTCGCTCTGGATGGGGCCGCTTATGATCCGCCGTTTGCAGATGTTGCAAATTGGCCAGGTAGTTCGTAACGAAGGTCCCGAGTCACACTTTAGTAAACGTGGTACCCCAACGATGGGGGGAGTCATGATCTTGACTGCGATAACGACTACCGTTCTCCTTTGGACTGATCTCTCTAACCCATATGTATGGGCTGTGCTCGCGGTTTTAATTGGCTATGGTGCCGTCGGTTTTGTTGATGATTATCGTAAAGTGGTGCGTAAAAATACTGATGGTCTTATTGCTCGTTGGAAGTATTTTTGGCAGTCAGCAATTGCTTTGGTGGTTGCTTTTGCATTGTATGCTTACGGCAAAGATACGACGGCCACCCAGCTTGTTGTCCCTTTCTTTAAAGACATCATGCCCCAGTTAGGTTTGATGTATATCGTACTGACTTACTTTGTGATTGTAGGGACGAGTAATGCCGTAAACCTGACCGATGGTTTGGATGGTTTGGCTATTATGCCAACAGTATTAGTGGCCGCAGGCTTTGCGGCAATTGCCTGGGCAACAGGTAACGTTAACTTTGCGAATTATCTGCATATTCCCTATGTTCCTCATGCGTCAGAGCTTGTGGTGGTATGTACTGCTATTGTCGGTGCAGGTTTAGGCTTTCTTTGGTTCAATACCTATCCAGCACAAGTCTTCATGGGTGATGTGGGGTCACTGGCTCTGGGGGGCGCTTTAGGGACTATCGCTGTCCTGGTACGACAAGAGTTCGTTTTAGTGATCATGGGCGGTGTGTTTGTAATGGAGACACTGTCAGTGATTTTACAGGTTGGTTCATACAAGTTGCGTGGTCAGCGCATTTTCCGCATGGCGCCGATTCATCATCACTATGAATTGAAAGGATGGCCAGAGCCTCGTGTGATTGTTCGCTTTTGGATCATTTCAATTGTTCTGGTTCTTGTTGGCTTAGCAACACTGAAAGTACGTTAA